The bacterium DNA window GTCTGCAGAACGCACATGGCAAACAATCCCCGGTTCATTTGTGATAAACGCATCTGCCTCGACAACCCCTTCCCCTCTCACATCCTCCAGGCGCACCACGCGCTTCCCGTGCATCTGATCAGTCTCAAAGACGCGCATCTCGGGACCCACCATGTCGTCTATCTCGCACGGCCCTACGCCAAAGCCATGGATGAGGCGAGGAACCGAGACAAAAACTTTTGATTCGATCATGAGCATATTTTCCTCAAATCATTCAAGAGCCCTTCAATGTCATCCGGCAGCGGGGCGATGAACTGCATGCGCTCGCCTGTGCGCGGATGATCGATCGATAGTTTCCAGGAATGCAGCGCAGGCCGATCGAGCTTTGCGACGACCATGCGCATACTGGGATCCGATATCCTCTTGAGCTTGTGCTCCCCTCCATAGAGGGGATCGCCCGCGAGCGCATGGCCGGCCTCTGCAAAGTGCGCGCGTATCTGGTGCGTCCGTCCGGTCTTGAGCGTGATCTCCACCCAGGTGAGCTGCGTGCCGAAGCGCTCCATGGCGCGCCATTCGGTCAGCGCCTCCCTGCCCTTTCGCGTGTTCGATGAGATGCGCTTGCGCTCGATGCGGTGACGACCGAGGGCGGAATCGAAGGAACCCTTGTCCCCATCCATCGAGCCGAGCACGAGCGCGCAGTAGATCTTCTCCACGGTCCTCGCCTGAAACTGCTTCTGTAACGCCACGTGCGCAGCGTCATTCTTGGCCGCGATGATGGTACCGCTGGTGCCCACGTCGAGGCGATGCACGATGCCGGCCTTGAGCTCGCCGCCGACCCCTGAGAGGTCCTTGCAGTGCGCAAGCAGCGCGTTCACGAGCGTGCCGTCAGGATGGCCCGCGGCCGGATGCACGACAAGCCCCGCG harbors:
- a CDS encoding laccase domain-containing protein — protein: MIESKVFVSVPRLIHGFGVGPCEIDDMVGPEMRVFETDQMHGKRVVRLEDVRGEGVVEADAFITNEPGIVCHVRSAD
- a CDS encoding RluA family pseudouridine synthase, whose product is MNETKVHRIAVDAKDSGERLDVFISSHLSDITRSQAKRLIEEGQVTVDGKAAKSSHEVKQGEGIVVNVLPPVQPSAVPQHIPLDILFEDSDIIVVNKPAGLVVHPAAGHPDGTLVNALLAHCKDLSGVGGELKAGIVHRLDVGTSGTIIAAKNDAAHVALQKQFQARTVEKIYCALVLGSMDGDKGSFDSALGRHRIERKRISSNTRKGREALTEWRAMERFGTQLTWVEITLKTGRTHQIRAHFAEAGHALAGDPLYGGEHKLKRISDPSMRMVVAKLDRPALHSWKLSIDHPRTGERMQFIAPLPDDIEGLLNDLRKICS